The genomic region CACGTGATCCTTTACGGCCGTAATCTTTTTGAATCTTTGGAACTCAAACCGGTCAAGCAATTGATCCAGGCTCTTGACAGTGGGGCCAAACTCACTTACATCGACCCGCGGGTAAGCGTTACGGCCACCAAGGCCCACAAATACCTCATGATCAGGCCCGGAACCGACCTGGCCCTGAACTATGCCTTAATGCACGTGATTTTAAAAGAAGGCCTGTACGATAAAGAATACGTCAACCGCTGGGTTCTCGGTTTAAAGGAACTCCAGCAATTTGTCGAGCCCTACACCCCGGAATGGGCGGAAAAGGAAACCGGCATTCCCGCTTACGAAATTGTTTCTCTGGCCCGGGAGGCCAGCGAGGCCAAACCGGCGGTAATATTCCACTACGGATACCGTTGTTCACACTATCTCAACGAAATTTACTTCAGAAGATCCATTATCATGTTGAACGCCCTCATGGGCAGCATAGAAGCTCCCGGAGGCCTCTTCTTCAAGAAAGGCGCCAGGGATGTGGGCAAAAAGCCCCTCAACAAGTTAACGGATCAAGACCTGCCCAGGGTAACCGAAGAAAGATGCGACGGGGTGGGCACCCCCAAATTTCCTCTGCCCGACCCGGCCCACGGGGTGGTTCAGATGCTGCCGAAGGCCATACTGGAAGAAGATCCCTACCCGGTGAAGGCGTTGCTCGTCTGGCGGTTTAACCCGTTGCTTTCCATACCCGACTACGAAAACACAAGGCGTGCTCTGGAAAAGCTCGACCTCGTCGTTACTATAGATATCCAGTTCAGCGAAACGGCCTGGTATTCGGACGTCATCCTGCCGGAATCCATCTACCTGGAAAGGGGAGACTCCATCCAGGAAGCAAACGGCTTAAAGCCCGCATTATACCTGCGCCGGCCCGCGGTGACACCCCGCTATGACACCAAACCGGGATGGGAAATCATGAAGAACCTGGCCGACCGGCTGGGCATCGGCCAGTACTTCCCCTATCAAACGCTGGAAGATCTGTGGGCTTACCAGTTGCAGGGCACCGGCATCAAAATCAGCGACTTTGACGCCAAGGGCTATGTATCCTTGAGCGACGAGCCCATTTACTGGGACCGCAAAGACGGGATCAAGTTTAAAACCCCCTCCGGCAAAATTGAATTTGTGTCCAGCTTGCTGGAGGAAAACGGGTTCCCGTCCTTCCCGGCCTACGAACCCGTTGCCGCGCCGCCGGAAGGATACTTCCGCCTGATGATCGGCAGGACCGCGGCTCATACCCATGTATCGACGCAAAACAATCCGCTTTTAAACGAGCTGGTGCCTGAAAACGTCTTATGGATTAATACCCGCCAGGCAGCAAAGCTGGGCATTAAAAACGGCCAGATGGTGGAAGTCATATCCTCCCGGGGCCGGGATACCATCCGTGCTTTTGTAACGGACCTCATCCACCCGGAAGCCGTTTTCATGCTGCACGGTTTTGGTCACAAGGTACCCGTGCAGTCCAGGTGCTACGGCAAGGGAGCCATGGACGCCATGTTGCAGGAAAACGTCACTGATATGGTGGGTGGCAGCCCGGCTTTACAACATATCTTCGTCACCGTAAGGCCAATTAAGTGATATGTTGGGAGGCTAATCAATGAGCAAGTATTACCTGTACCAGGACGAAAAAAGATGCATTTCCTGCCGCAGCTGTGAAGTCCAGTGCAAGGTCAACAAGGGGATTGATGTGGGGCCAAAACCGAACCAGGTGGTGGTGGTAGGCCCGGTTAAGATAGATAGTCGGCCGAAGGCAACCAATGTTTTTATCGCTTGCTTCCATTGTGAGGAACCCTGGTGCGTACCGGCCTGTCCCACCGGCGCCGTGCAGAAACGTGCCAAGGACGGCATTGTGTTCATTGACCAGGAGTTATGTGTGGGGTGCAAGAGCTGCATCATGGCCTGCCCATGGGGGGCGCCCCAATGGGACGTTAAGAAAGGCAAGGCCGTAAAATGCGATTACTGCAAAGACCGTATTGATGCGGGGCTCAAGCCGGCATGCGTTACCGCCTGTCCCACCAGCAGCCTCCTCTTTGGCCCGGCCGAGCGCATGCCGGACATAAAACGAGTCCGCTATGTCCACCAAATAGTTACGGTGGGGCATAGTTAAAAAGGAGTAGGGTTTCTATGGCAAAAGTTACCTGCAGCGTTAAAAAGGCAGAGGAAATTGTAAAATCCTATTTAGATTTTTACAGGCTTTGCGGCCAGTGCCGCTCAAATCTAAACACGGCTTTAAACCTGCTGGGCAGGATACGGAGCGGAAAGGCTCGCCTTGGTGACCTGGAGGGCCTGCTGACATTGGTTAACAGGTTGCACCTTACGTGCCACTGCGGCCAGGGTAAGCGTGTGGCGCCGGAAGTTATGAATATTTTACGGGAAGACAGGGACGATTTCATTGTGCACATTGAGAACCGGGTATGTCCCGCTTCCGAGTGTCCCCAGTTGGTGCTCGCACCCTGCCAGGCGGCCTGTCCGGCAGGTATCGATATCCCAAATTATGTTGCACTGGTAGGACAGGGCAAGTATACCGAAGCTTTGCAGCTAATATTGGAGGATGTTCCCTTGCCCGGTGTTCTGGGGCGTATTTGCGAACATCCCTGTGAGCGTGCCTGTCGCAGGGGTGAGGTTGACGCACCCATATCTATCTGTGCCCTGAAAAGGCTGGCTTACGACCAGGTCCGGGAGATCAGGGAAAAAATAAACCTTTTTTCGCTGCGACCCGTAAGAAAATCCGACAAGAAAGTTGCAGTGGTCGGTTCAGGCCCTGCCGGCCTGTCCTGCGCCTATTTCCTGGCTAAGAGAGGTTACGCCGTAACTATCTTTGAAGCCATGCCCGAGCCGGGGGGAATGCTCGCCTACGGCATTCCCCCGTACCGGCTTCCCCGGGAAGTTCTCCGGGATGAAATATCCCGCATCCAGGCCATGGGCGTGGAGATCAGGTTGAACAGCCCAATTACCGGGGAATACGGAATTGAGGCTTTGATGAAAGACGGTTACGCGGCAGTGTTTTTAGGTACCGGAGCCTGGAAAGGCTCCATCCCCATCCCCAATCATGAGTGCTTCAAGGGTGTTATGGACGGGGTGACCTTTCTCAGGACAGTAAACCAAAGTTTGTTGACGGGAACCGGTGAACCTGAGGTGGAGGTCCGCGGCAAGAGAGTGGTTGTTGTGGGCGGCGGCAACGTGGCCATTGACGCCGCACGGGTAGCCCGGCGTCTTGGGGCCCGGGAAGTGAGGATCATTTACCGGCGGACGCGCCGGGAAATGCCTGCTCTGGATGAAGAAATAGAAGCGGCCGAAAGGGAAGGAGTAATCCTGGGATACCTTATTTCTCCCACGGGGCTGGGGGGTCAGGACCGGCGTCTCCAGTACATTGAGTGCATACGCAATACTTTGAGCGAGCCCGATGCAACCGGCCGCTGCTGGCCGGTCCCCATCAAGAATTCAGAGTTCAAGATGGAAGCCGACATAGTTATTTTTGCCGTAGGTCAGAAGCCGGACCTTTCATTTATCAATGAGGGGCGGGAGTCACCGGATGTACTGGTTTCCCGGGATCGTATTGTCGTCAATCCGGATACCATGGAAACATCCCGGCCGGGAGTTTTTGCAGGGGGCGATGTTGTTACCGGGCCCGCAAGCGCCATCAAGGCCGTTGCTGCCGGGAAACGAGCGGCTGCCGCTATAGATGCCTATTTGCGTGGAGAAAAACCTTCAGCCGCCATAAAGTATCCGGTTAAAAGAAAAATTGCCGCCCTTATGCAGGTTACTGCTCAGGAAAAAAGTCACTCCCGGGTCTATTCCTTTGAGGAACAGTACCTGCCCGCGAAACAACATACGTTTGAGGAAGTAATGGAGGGTCTTGGACCGGAAGCCGGTGCGGTGGAAGCAGGCAGGTGCCTGCGGTGCGATCTTTGCATTGCCTGCGGGAAATGTGTTGATACCTGCCGCAAAGTGGGGGCAGAAGCCATTCAACTGGGTTACGTTGAAGGCAGCAGGGGAACTGCAACTGATTTTGCACGCCCGGGCGATAAATGTATCGGATGTGGCAGTTGTTCCGTTAATTGTCCTACCGGGGCCATAACCATAAACGATGAAGGCGGCTTCAGGGAAATGCGCATGGGCGGGACGCTGATGAGCCGTCTGGAACTGTTTACCTGCCGGATTTGCGGTCAACCCTATGCCACATCAAAACATCTTGACTTTGTGAATGAACGTTTAAAAGATTGCCCGAGCCGCCTCCACAGCACAACCGATATATGTCCCGACTGCTTACGCCGGGTATGGGCCCACCAAATCTGCGGCAGGGAGTTCCACCCGGTAGATTGGACCGAACTGGTTTCCATGGGGTTGGAACAAGAAGCTCTGGAAACAGAAAAAGATACGGTTGAAATCTTCTGGACTTCCCGGGAGGAACGGGAGGTCATGGAGCGGATAAGGCCCCAGATGCAGAAAATTCATGCTCTGGTCAGTGAACTGTCTACGGTTGTCCATGGCCCCGGCCGGCTCTCTTTAGAAGCGGGTCGGATCCTGAAAATGATTACCGATGTGGCTGAACAGGTCAACCTGCTCGCTCTCAACGCTTCAATTGAAGCCGTCAGGATTGGGGGCCAGGGAAACGAATTTTCCGCATTGTTGAATGAGGTGCATGAACTGGCCGCACAATCCACCCGGGTGGCGACGGAGATTGGTGTTTTCACCCACAGGGTGCGGCAGGAGATTTCCTCCGGCGCTGGCGGGGAGAACGATGCCGGTGACGGCAGTTTTGCCGCGGGGGAGGGTGTCCTGCTTACCGTTGAAACGAGAAAGCACTTCAATGACATTGTGCAACATGTAGAGAACGTTATCCGGCAGGTGGGGAGGGTGGCCCGCATTGCCGGGGAATTAAGTGCCAGGCAGGAGGAAACTGTCCTGGTCGAGGAAAAGTCGGCCTAGTATACGATACCCGGAGTGTTTTGGAACCATGCACTCCGGGTGTACCTTGAATGCGGTAATGCGGATAGAGCGAGGCGATTAAGGCCATGAAAGATTTTCTTGCCAGCATCAAGACCCGCATTTTGCTCCCGTTACTGGTTTTATCGGCGGCAGGCTTTGGACTGCTGGCTTTTTACAATTACAGCCAGACTAAGAGTTTGATTATCCAGCAGGAAAAACAGCACTTTCAGTCCATACAGGCCTTTGTGGAAAACGACCTGGCTGAAATCACCCGGAGCATTCGACTGGGTATAGAAAGCGTGGTTAATAACCCCCAGGTGCAGGAAGCATTTGCGGCCAGGGACCGGGAAAAGCTGAAAGCACTTACCGCTCCCATCTGGGAACAAGTTAAAGACGACGGAATTGAACAATTCCAGTTCCACCTTCCCCCGGCCACCGCCTTTTTACGCCTGCATATGCCCAACAAATATGGGGATGACCTTTCTTCCTTCCGAGCTACGGTGGTGGAGGCCAACCGGAGCAAAAAGCCGGTGGCCGGCCTGGAAGAGGGACGGGGCGGTTACGGTTTTCGCGTGGTGATCCCGGTGTTCTACCAGGGCCGGCATGTGGGCAGCGCCGAGTACGGCCAGGGATTTAACCAGGCTCTATTAACCAAATGGAAGGAGCGGCTGGGGGCGGATTTTTTTGTTTACCGGCGCGGGGACAGGGGTATCTCCCTGGTGGACAGCGGCAACCTGCTGGCGGCTACGGCGGACAAAGATACATATCCTGTGGACGAGGGTTTAATTAAGGCCTGCCTGGAACAGGGGAAGGCTCAGGTAACGTACATAAACGACGGCCGCCAGGCGGTGCAGTTGCTTCCCTTGAAGGACTACTCCGGGGCGACCGTTGCCTATGTCAAGGTTGTTTTAAACCGGGAAGGGATGCTGTCCCAACTTAATGCAGCCATGTTTAATCTTTTTACCGTTTTCCTGGTTACCGGTATCCTGGTTTTAGGTATTATCTACATGCTTCTGCGGCGTTCCTTGAACCCCATCACCAGGCTGGTGGGAGAAATGGCGCGCGCGGGCGAGGGTGATCTCACGGTTTCTCCCGTATGCTCTTCCCGGGATGAAGTGGGCCACCTTACAAACAGTTTCTGCCGCATGATTGAAAGCATTCGCTCCCTGGTCGGCCAGGCGCTTGCCACCGCACGCCAGCTTTCGGCGGCAGGCCAGGATTTATCGGTTTCCATTCAGCAGGTTTCCGCGGGGGCCCAGGAGACGGCAGGTATAGCCGACAGCCTGGCCCAGGTTGCCGCCCAGTTGAATCATGGGGTTGAGGAACTGGAAAAGGCTGCCGGGGACGCATCCCGCACGGCCCGGGGAGGGGAAGAGGCCATGGAACGGCTGCGCTCCCAGATGGAAAAAATTCAGGGCCTGGTTAGTGAGCTCTCCACCGTCGTTCATGGCCTGGGGCGGCGTTCCCAGGAAATAGGACGTATAGTGGAAATGATTACCAACATAGCTGAACAGACCAACCTGCTGGCCCTCAATGCTTCTATAGAAGCAGCCCGGGCCGGGGAACACGGCAAGGGATTTTCCGTGGTGGCCGATGAGGTGCG from Desulfofundulus luciae harbors:
- a CDS encoding methyl-accepting chemotaxis protein, translated to MKDFLASIKTRILLPLLVLSAAGFGLLAFYNYSQTKSLIIQQEKQHFQSIQAFVENDLAEITRSIRLGIESVVNNPQVQEAFAARDREKLKALTAPIWEQVKDDGIEQFQFHLPPATAFLRLHMPNKYGDDLSSFRATVVEANRSKKPVAGLEEGRGGYGFRVVIPVFYQGRHVGSAEYGQGFNQALLTKWKERLGADFFVYRRGDRGISLVDSGNLLAATADKDTYPVDEGLIKACLEQGKAQVTYINDGRQAVQLLPLKDYSGATVAYVKVVLNREGMLSQLNAAMFNLFTVFLVTGILVLGIIYMLLRRSLNPITRLVGEMARAGEGDLTVSPVCSSRDEVGHLTNSFCRMIESIRSLVGQALATARQLSAAGQDLSVSIQQVSAGAQETAGIADSLAQVAAQLNHGVEELEKAAGDASRTARGGEEAMERLRSQMEKIQGLVSELSTVVHGLGRRSQEIGRIVEMITNIAEQTNLLALNASIEAARAGEHGKGFSVVADEVRKLAEQSARAATEIGVYIHEVQQETARGVNDMEKSVQSMREGVQLAVETGKHFNAIVQQVEHIARQVDRVARATGEVSAASQEVAAAAGEQSGTVERIARAANELSSMAEELEARVSRFKLN
- a CDS encoding molybdopterin-dependent oxidoreductase → METVYSICFMCTVRCPIKVMVENDNVKLIEGNPHVAGIEGSICPKGAAGVSLLNDDERLKRPLIRTGPRGSGQWREASWEEALDYVAAKLAEVKEKYGGRSIALTERAHLNSHISKTFMKALGSPNYFTHDSCCKGSLNTAFRTLTGYTDGQVGVDLGKAKHVILYGRNLFESLELKPVKQLIQALDSGAKLTYIDPRVSVTATKAHKYLMIRPGTDLALNYALMHVILKEGLYDKEYVNRWVLGLKELQQFVEPYTPEWAEKETGIPAYEIVSLAREASEAKPAVIFHYGYRCSHYLNEIYFRRSIIMLNALMGSIEAPGGLFFKKGARDVGKKPLNKLTDQDLPRVTEERCDGVGTPKFPLPDPAHGVVQMLPKAILEEDPYPVKALLVWRFNPLLSIPDYENTRRALEKLDLVVTIDIQFSETAWYSDVILPESIYLERGDSIQEANGLKPALYLRRPAVTPRYDTKPGWEIMKNLADRLGIGQYFPYQTLEDLWAYQLQGTGIKISDFDAKGYVSLSDEPIYWDRKDGIKFKTPSGKIEFVSSLLEENGFPSFPAYEPVAAPPEGYFRLMIGRTAAHTHVSTQNNPLLNELVPENVLWINTRQAAKLGIKNGQMVEVISSRGRDTIRAFVTDLIHPEAVFMLHGFGHKVPVQSRCYGKGAMDAMLQENVTDMVGGSPALQHIFVTVRPIK
- a CDS encoding 4Fe-4S dicluster domain-containing protein translates to MSKYYLYQDEKRCISCRSCEVQCKVNKGIDVGPKPNQVVVVGPVKIDSRPKATNVFIACFHCEEPWCVPACPTGAVQKRAKDGIVFIDQELCVGCKSCIMACPWGAPQWDVKKGKAVKCDYCKDRIDAGLKPACVTACPTSSLLFGPAERMPDIKRVRYVHQIVTVGHS
- a CDS encoding FAD-dependent oxidoreductase, yielding MAKVTCSVKKAEEIVKSYLDFYRLCGQCRSNLNTALNLLGRIRSGKARLGDLEGLLTLVNRLHLTCHCGQGKRVAPEVMNILREDRDDFIVHIENRVCPASECPQLVLAPCQAACPAGIDIPNYVALVGQGKYTEALQLILEDVPLPGVLGRICEHPCERACRRGEVDAPISICALKRLAYDQVREIREKINLFSLRPVRKSDKKVAVVGSGPAGLSCAYFLAKRGYAVTIFEAMPEPGGMLAYGIPPYRLPREVLRDEISRIQAMGVEIRLNSPITGEYGIEALMKDGYAAVFLGTGAWKGSIPIPNHECFKGVMDGVTFLRTVNQSLLTGTGEPEVEVRGKRVVVVGGGNVAIDAARVARRLGAREVRIIYRRTRREMPALDEEIEAAEREGVILGYLISPTGLGGQDRRLQYIECIRNTLSEPDATGRCWPVPIKNSEFKMEADIVIFAVGQKPDLSFINEGRESPDVLVSRDRIVVNPDTMETSRPGVFAGGDVVTGPASAIKAVAAGKRAAAAIDAYLRGEKPSAAIKYPVKRKIAALMQVTAQEKSHSRVYSFEEQYLPAKQHTFEEVMEGLGPEAGAVEAGRCLRCDLCIACGKCVDTCRKVGAEAIQLGYVEGSRGTATDFARPGDKCIGCGSCSVNCPTGAITINDEGGFREMRMGGTLMSRLELFTCRICGQPYATSKHLDFVNERLKDCPSRLHSTTDICPDCLRRVWAHQICGREFHPVDWTELVSMGLEQEALETEKDTVEIFWTSREEREVMERIRPQMQKIHALVSELSTVVHGPGRLSLEAGRILKMITDVAEQVNLLALNASIEAVRIGGQGNEFSALLNEVHELAAQSTRVATEIGVFTHRVRQEISSGAGGENDAGDGSFAAGEGVLLTVETRKHFNDIVQHVENVIRQVGRVARIAGELSARQEETVLVEEKSA